The genomic interval GAACAGCAAACTTGTCGCGATGGCGATCCCGGCAAAGATCAACACCGTCACCGCGCTGACGAACGGCGTCGTCAGAATCACTTTAGCAAAGAGCGCGACGATGAGGAACGCGGCGCTTTGCAACCAGATGTTGTTGAGTTGGCGGGGCCATTTCAATCCGAGGGTGAACAGTTTGCCGCGTTCGTGTACCTGCACGAGCGAACGGCGTTGCAACCATTCGCCGGGCGCGGGAATCGGACACACCGCGCACCAAAAACGTCCGGCGAAAGGGACCATCACGAGCATCAACAGTCCCCACCACACGATCCACACAAAGACGATGCCAAAGTTGCGATTGCCTGCCGGCGTGCCAAACAATCCGGTCAAAATCGCCAGCACAAAGAACGGCAAGGTCCCGGCAACGAGCGACCATTGCAACCAACGGCTCGCGAGAATTTTTTTGATGATAGGAATGCGGGTAAGGTCGAGACGAGTATCTGTCATGGTCTTTGTCGGACTGTGTAGTATGTGTTGCGTAAGACGGAACATGCAATACGCAACACGCGCTATGTCCTGTTCCAGAAATAGATCACCGCGCCGATGGCTGTGATCAACGTAGCGATGATTGCGCGCGCGAACGGATAATTTGGCGTGACATCCAATTCGCCGATCATAAACGGATGCAACGTGCCGCACGCAATCGAACAACGAAATTTGAACTTGCCTTCCTTATCCGCGACAAACGTCACGTCCGCGCTCTTCCCAGGTTCGGCTTGAATGTTCACGGCATAGCCGTCAACCGCCAAGCCGTGCGCCGCGTCGAGCGATTCGAGATGCACCGTGATCGTATCGCCGCGCTGGACGTTGAGCGTCGCGGGTTCGTACGCGAATTGGCGCGCGCTGATTTCGATTCGGCGCGCTTGGGGCGCAGACGCAACGGCAGGGAGCGGCGCGACGAACGCCGCCAGCGTCAGCACCGCCGACACCGCGACAATTGCAAATCGCAATTGGCGATTCGGTCGGCTCATTGATTCGGCGGTCCAAACTGGCTGTACGTCGCCATGATTGCCGCGCGAATGTCCGGCGGCGATTTCCCATCGCGCGTCAGTTTCATTACATCCTGCGCGATGTCCACGCAAACGCTACACCCCAGCGCATGATCATCAAACACCGGCATGCCATCGGCTTTGATTTCTTTCACGTAACACGAGTAATCGCTCGTGTGTCCAATCGCGCCGCAACCACAATAGCAGGGCACATTCTTGAGCGCGTCGGGATTCGCTACGGCAAATTGGTACGCTTCGCGCACACGCGTCGGCGCATTGTGAATATGCGCGGGCAAGCTACTCGCGGGCGCTAATTTCAATTCTTGCGCTGGAGTTGCCGCACACGCCGTCGTCAAGAGTAAAGGCGTAAGCATCACAATGAGCAAGACGAAAGATAGAATTCGATTCACATTGCACCCCGCAGATAATCTTGCGCCTATTGTATAACCGCGCTAGCAAAATCGCACGGGCAAAGCGACGCATCGCCGGTACGCCATTTGGCGTATGCCAAAAATAAAAAAACGGCGCACAATTTCGCGCGCCGCGTGTGTCCGTCAATTTGTCGCTCGGAGATTGCTTTGTCGCTGCGCTCCTCGCACTATCCAACCATCGCACTATCGCACTATCGCACCATCGCACTATCGCACTATTGAACTATCGCACTAACCGGCACAAACGCCACCACCTTCGTGCCCTTGCCGTGTTCCGATTTCACATAGACGTTGCCGCCGAACAATTGCGCGCGTTCCTGCATTCCCATCAAACCGAAATGCCCGGCGGGCGCGTACGCTGTCGGCGCGTCCGGCGCGACGAAACCGACGCCGTCGTCTTCAATCGTCGCCGCGACTTCGTGCGCGTCGAACGACAACGTCACCGCTACGTGCTTGGCTTGCGCGTGCTTGGCAACGTTCCGCAACGCTTCTTGCACGATGCGATACAGCGCGAGCTCGCGCTCCGCATCGAGCCGCGTTTCTTCGCCGGTCACTTCAAAAGTCGCGTGTGATTCGCGCGCCAGCATTTCCAGTGCGGGAATCAATCCTAGTTCCTCAAGATAGGTCGGACGCAAATCGCGCACGAAACGGCGCACCGACACAAGCGCCGTTCCAACCAGTTCCCTCAGTTCCTTGATTTTCCCTGCGGCACTGGCTGTGTCTCTACCCAACGCCTTTTCCACCATCTCGATCCGTTGTTGCAACGCGATGAGCGATTGGATGGTCTCGTCGTGCAGTTCGCGCGCGAGGCGCACACGTTCATCTTCCTGCCCGCGCGTCATCGCCGTGATGTAATTCTGCATCGCGTCCTGCGCCGCGCTAACCTGGCGCGCCATCGCATCGAGCGTTTCGCGCAGGGCTTCGATTTCACCCACCCCGCCGACCGGTCGTTCTGCCGCACGATAATCGCCGTACGCGATGCGGTTCGCGGCTTGCGCGAGATTTTGCAGCGGACGCACGACATTGCGGACGCCAAAGTACACCGCGCCGAGCGCAACCACCGCCGCCAGCGAAAGCAGCAGCGGCAAGAGCACCGCGTACTGAAACATCGGCGCGACGATTTCTTCCCAGGGTTCTTCGACGATCAAGCCCCAGTTCATCGGCGCGATCGGCGCGTAACCGACGACGATTTCCGCGCCGGTGTCCGCGTGATGATACGTTGCGCCGGTTTCGCCGCGCATCACCTGCGTGATGCCGGCGTGGCGCGACATATCCTCGCCCAGGCGCGCGGCGTTGGGATGCGCGATAATTTTTCCGCGCGCATCCACGAGATACGCGATGCCGTGCGCGCCAAAGCCGAGGTTCGTCAGCGGCGGCGGCGCGAACGCGCCGATCAAAATATTTCCGCTTTGCGGCACGGCGACGAGAACGCGCGTCACGTTGTTTTCGACGAACGGCGGCGCGAAGGAAACCTCTCGACGGTTGAGCAGACTGGCGACGTGGGCGCGCCGATTTTGCCAAACGTCGGCGGAGGGTTGCGCGTGCAGCAGATTGCCTTGCGCGTCGAACGACGCGATGCCGCCGTCGAACGCGGCGCAACTCGTGTCGCATTGCGCGGGCAGACCTGGGTCGAGCGTGGGCAGCAGACGCGCGTGCAGCGCGAGGGTCTCCGACCATTGCGCGGCGGCGACGCGCGCGACGACGCCATCGCGCTCGGCGACCATCTCGCGCATCGCGGTCTGATGACTATTGACACCGAAATACGCGACGACGATCAATATTGCGCCGAGCGGCAGAATCGTCCAGAGGAGGAGTTGGGTGCGGAGGTCTCGAAACATAGTGAACAGTCAACAGTCAACAGTAGGCAGTAAACTGTTGATTGGCTACTCAAGCATGATCCACTTTTCGCGTAACGCAAACAGCACCGCTTCCGTGCGCGTGGTGACGTGTAGTTTGGCGTAGATGTTGGCGAGATGCCCTTGTACGGTGCGGTCGCTGATGGAGAGCGTGACGCCGATTTGTTTGTTACTCATGCCTTTCGCCGCGAGGCGTAACACTTCGAGTTCGCGGTCGGTCAGCGGTTCGACGATTTCGTCGCGCGGGGTTTCGACGCCCGACGCGCGTTGCACGAGTCGCTTGGCGACGGAGGGAGAGAGCGCCGATTCGCCGGCGGCAATCGCGTGCACGGCGCGGCAGATTTCATCGGAGTTTGCCGTCTTGAGCAGATAACCGCTTGCGCCCGCTTGGAGCGCGGCAAAGATGTACGGATCGTCGTCGTAGGCGGTGAGAATCAGCACGCGCGTGTGCGGAAATTCTTTTTTCACGCGGCGCGTCGCTTCCATCCCGTTCATCTTCGGCATCTGAATATCGAACACCGCGACGTCGGGCTTGTCGCGCGCGACGAACGCAACAGCTTCTTCGCCGTCGCTCGCTTCGGCGATGACACGAATCGCCGCGTCTTCTTCCAGAAACTCGCGGATGCCTTTGCGAACGACGGCGTGATCGTCGGCGAGGATCACGCGGATGACTGGCGCGGAATTTTCCATAGTCAACCTTTCAGCCGAATCTTAACACACTCGGTAACGGGATGCAAACGCAAACTCGCCGCGTCCGCGTTGAACGTGGCGAGTTTAGGCACGGTTCGAGATTTTCACGCGGCGAGATCGCGGCGCATTTCGTCGAACTGTTCTTTCGTGATTTCGCCTTTGAATTCTTCCGGGAATCGCTAAATTGTCGAATGACCCGGGTGTTCTGTCGGCGCATTAGCTTGCGCTGACGATGACACCCCCAGCGTACGCTTCAACTGTTCGAATTGCGCATCGTTGATTTCACCCAGCGCGTAACGCCGCTTGAGAATTTCCAACAGCGATTCGTTCGAGGTACTTGATGGTTGGTGTCCATCGTGGTTGCCGTGCAGAGCATGCATCAACATACACCACATCTTACACCCCCACATCGCGCTTGAGCGTGTCGAACTGTTCTTTCGTGATTTCGCCTTTGGCATAGCGCGCTTGCAAAATCGCCAGCGGGGTTTGCCCGGATACCGGCGTCGCCAAGGAACCTTGACTGCCGCGCGCGAGCGTGACCACGAGCCACACCGCGCCGCCGATGACCAACACCCAGAAGGCGATCATCAGCAATCCGCCGAACAACATTCCGCCACCGAGTCCAAATCCGCCCATCATTTTATCTTCTCCTTTTTCATTCTTCGTTTTCACTAAAAAGTGAAACGAGTGAAATTTTATGTGTTTATCTGATTCACGCTTGAACCAAATAGTTTCGCATCAAACCTTGATCCTCGTGTTCCAGATTGTGACAGTGATACAAGTACATTCCTGGGAAATCTTCAAAGCGCATCAACAATTTGACGCGCTCACCAGCCCACAACGTCACCGTATCTTTCCAACCCTCATCCACGTACCCAGCGCGCACCGTGTCCCAGTCCACCCTGAATTGTGGCGCGATCTGCCGTTCGATCACCTGGAACTGCACGCCGTGAATGTGCATCGGGTGTACCATTTGATCCATGCTGTTCGTCTGATTGACAAACTCCCACGCTTCGAGCGTATTGAGTTTTACGATTTCGTCGTTCGCGATGCCCTCCATCTCGAACACGCGCCCGTTGATCGTCCACGTCATCATTTGTTGCATCGAAACTCCAAAAGTGCGTGGACTCTGACGATTGATCGCGTCGTCGAGACGATAGCGTTGAATCGCGCTGAGACGTTCGGGCAATGGAGTACTGTCCTTGATCTCGCGATCTATCTTGACGCGCATGATCGTAAATTCTGCGCCGTGCGGTAATGTGGCGTTGCTGCCACCCATCATCCCGCCGCCCATCATGCCACCACCCATCATTCCGCCCATCATCCCCGATTCCGCACCCGAAAACGCGAGACTCTGAAGTTTCAATTCACTGCCCACGCGCCGATTGCTGAAATCCGCCCATAGTTCAACGCGTTCACCGGGTCCGAGCGTCACGTAATTCCGTTGCGCGGGTTTTTCGAGCAAGCCGCCGTCGGTTGCAATCACGGTCAACGGCGTACCGTCCTCCCACGCGAGTTTGTACACGCGCGAGTTCGAGCCATTCAATACGCGGAAACGATACGCGCGCGTGGCGACGTTCATCGCGAAATCAGGTCGCCCGTTGACGAGAATGCGGTCGCCGAGAAATCCCATCATCTGCTCCATCGGACTCGTGACATAGACCAGTTGATTCGCCGCGTTGAATGTGCGATCTTGAATGACGAGCGGCAAGTCGAATTCGCCGCGCGGCAAATTCGCTTCCGTTTCTTCGTCGTCCGAAATCAGGAACAAGCCCGCGAGTCCGGCGTACGCTTGAAAGCCGGTGCGTTGATGCGGGTGCGGATGAAACCAATACGTGCCGGCGCGATTACGAATCTCGAAATCGTACACGTACGACTGTCCTGGCTGGATCGCATAACGCGGATGCCCGTCCATTTCGGGCGGAACGTGCAGACCATGCCAATGAATGATCGTCGGCTCACCCAACGCATTATTCAAATGCACTCGAAACTTTTGTCCGCGTTTGGCGCGAATGATCGGACCGAGGTAACTGTTTGGAATCGTTTGCAAACTGGCGGAGTCGCCTTTCAGCACCGCGCCGTCGTACTTCCATACGCGCGTCGGTTGACCTGGCAAGATGCTGGCTTGTGTATCGGTCGCGGTCAATTTGAGTTCGACATCGGGAACGAAATCGCCGCTGGTGCGAACCGGTTGCGCCGCTCCAGATAGAAACGGTGCAACCCCGCAACCGCTCAAACCTACAATCGTCAAGGCGCCGACGCCCAAACCGGATAATTTCAGAAATTCTCTGCGCGTAAAGCGTCGTATCACTTTTTCTTACGCTCCCAAATCGCGCTTGATGGCGTCGAATTGTTCTTTCGTGATTTCGCCTTTGGCGTACCGCGCTTTCAAAATATCGAGCGGCGATTCGCTTGACGCTGAAGGCGTCACCCGATTCGCATTGCGCGCGAGCCAAACGACCAACAGCACGATGCCGCCAATGAAGAGACCCCAGTAGACGAGCATCATCATCGCGCCGAGCGGATTAAAGCTATAGCTGTTCATCATTCCGCCGTAACCGCCATAGCCGCCCATCATTCCGGATCCCATCATGCCGAATCCGCCCATCATCCCCGCGCCGCTAAAGAGCAACAGCGCAAGTACGACGACGAGAACGATGCCGAGAACCCAACTAGTGTTTTTCATTTTTCGCCTCCTGCGAATTTTTCAATCTTGTGGACAGTTTATCGAAACGTTGTGAAGATGGCGTGAAGAGGGTGTGTTTTTTTTCTGCGTTCCCAATATAATCTGCTTTTCGACGCCGCGCCACCGCTTTTGAGCGGGTTGTGGGCTACGCCATTTGGCGGTAGCCCGTTGTTACCCCGCCATTTTGCCTAGTCCGTTCCGCGCCATTTCGCTCTGGGGGGTTGCGCGTGAGATTGTTAAAATATCGCAAGTCCCAAGCACGCCATTCGTGCGTGCGACCATTTTTCATGAGGAGGTTCCATCAATGAGAATCCGTTTTCGATCGGTCTGGTGGCGACTCGGCATCGCCGGCGTCGTTGTGTTGACGCTGGGTTTGACAGCTTGCGCCGCGCCTGCCGCGACACCCATGATCGCCTCGCCAGTTGCCAACGCGATGGAAATCGCGCAGAACGAGTACCAAACCCAAGTGACCTTGATGTCGCCTGTGATCCCGGGAAGCAATCCAATCACTGTGCAAGTGCGGAACATCCAGACCGGCAAGCCACTCCACGATGCGACGGTGCGCGTCGCGGTCGCCGCGAACCAGCGCGCCTCAATCGCAAAAGACGATCACACAAAAACCACATCGTCGAGTCATGGGTCTACGCCGGAAACTCACAGCGCCGTCAAGAAAGACGATCACGCGAACGAACAGAAGGACACGCACGCAACAGCCCAGGTCGCATCGCACGCGAACGAAAAAAATGTCACGCACCAAGCCGAAGCGAAAAACGCAAGCCACGCCGATGAAGATGCCGCCCACGCGGGCAAACCGATGACCGCCGGCAAGACCGAAGGCGAGTACGTCGGGCAGGTGATGTTTCCCAACGCGGGTGAATGGTTGCTCACCGTCAGTTACGAAATCGAAGGCAAAGAACAGACGGCGCTGTTTGCCGTCAACGCGGCGCGCAGCGCGGAAACCTGGCTCGTGTTGAGCGGATTTCTCGGCGTGAATCTTGCCGTCATCGCGACGGCAGGCATCACCAAACGCAAAGCGTCGAAAAAATAGACGAAGGAGTTATTCGGATGTTGAATTCAAAACCACCGGCGACTGCCGCCGCCGGCAATCTGCTCAAGAATAAATGGATCGGCGGATTTGTAAAAAGCAACTGGTTCCCGGGAATTTTCCAATTGCCCACCATCGTGTTTTTTGCGCTGGTTATCTATCAACTGGTGCTCGGTCCCGTCGTCGCGCACGACAACCTGGGCACCGCGCTGACCTGGGTGCTGTGGTGGCCCCTCATTCCAATCATCTTTCTCATCCTGGGCAGATTCTGGTGCGCGATTTGTCCGTTCGGCACGTTAAGCGATGTCGTGCAAAAGTTTGTCGGACACCATCGCCGCGTGCCGCAGTTTTTGAAACAGTACGGCATCTGGATCATTGACGCCGCGTTCATTATGATTACGTGGAGCGATCACGTCTGGGGCATCGTCGAGTCGCCCTGGGGCTCGGGCATTCTGCTTTTGCTCATTACGACCGGCGTGGTGATTGCCGGCGCGCTGTGGGAACGCCGCGCGTGGTGCCGCTATCTGTGCTTCCTGGGTGGACTGTCCGGCAATTACGCGCGCACCGGAATGCTGGCTTTGCGCGCGACGCCGGAAAAATGCGCCAAATGCAACGTGTCGGCGTGCTACAAAGGCAATGATCAAGTCGCGGGTTGCCCCATGTTCGAGTTTCCGCGCGTGATGGACACGAACGCCGAATGCAACGTGTGCGGCAACTGCGCCAAGACCTGCCCCAACGATTCGATTCGCCTGACCTTGCGCTTTCCCACGAAAGAGTTGTGGTTCATTCGCAAACCGAAATTGGAAGAAGCGTTTCTCGCGGTCGTGATTATGGGCATCGTGTTCATTCAAAACGTGACAATGCTCGAAGTGTGGCGTTCGATGTTGACCTGGCTTGAGAACGCGATCGGCACACAAAATTACGCGATCACATTCACGATCACGTTTCTGATCGCGATGGGAATTCCGATCGGCTTGTTGTCTATCGCCGCGTTGTTCGCGCAGAAACTGAACGGCGATTCGCCGGCGCAAAACTTTGCCAAGTTCGGCTACGCGATCATTCCGCTCGATGTCGCGGGACACGTCGCGCACAACTTGTTCCACCTGTTGGCGGAAGGCAAAGCCGTCGTCTACACCGCGCTCACGTTCCTGGGTCAAACCGCGCCCGATGCGTCGCCCGCGCTCGTGGACAATGCGACGATTCAACTGCTTCAATTCGTGTTGATTGTTCTCGGTGCGGCGCTCTCGCTCTACACCGCATATCGCATCGCGCGGAACAACTACACCGGCGGCAAGAGCTGGACGACCCTGATTCCGTACGCGAGTTTGATCGCGTTGCTCGGCATCGTGAACATTTACTTTTTCATGTTGCCGATGGCAATGCGAATGTAAGCGCCATCAAAAAGGGAGCGGTCGTCGCCGCTCCCTTTTGCTTTCAATCGCCCAACTTGGTGTACTTGAGCATCAACGCGTTCACCGCGACGATGAGCGAACTCCCGCTCATCGCGATCGCGCCGATTTCAGGGCGGAGCATCAAGCCGAACGCGGGATAGAACACGCCGGCGGCAATCGGAAACGCAATCGTGTTGTAACCCGCCGCCCACCACAAATTCTGTTTCATCTTGGCGACCGTCGCTTTCGACAATTCGATTGCCTTGACAACATCAAACGGATCGCTCTTCATCAACACGACATCGGCGGTTTCCATCGCGACATCCGTGCCTGCGCCAATCGCGATGCCCACGTCGGCTTGCGCAAGCGCGGGTGCATCGTTGATGCCGTCGCCGACCATTGCGACCTGCTTACCCTGGGACTGTAATTCCTTCACCTTGTCCGCTTTTTGATGCGGTAGAACCTCGGCGAACACGGTTTCGATTCCCAGTTCCCCTGCGATACGTTTTGCGGTTGCGCGATTGTCGCCGGTCAACATCGCGACTTGAATACCCCGCGCGCGTAATTTCGCGACGGTCGCTTTCGATGTGTCGCGTGACGCATCCGCAATCGCGATCAAGCCCGCAAATTTTCTGTCCAGCGCCGCGTACACGACCGTGCGCCCCGCGCCTTCGAGCGCATCGGCGGATTGCGCCAAACCATCGAACGCGATGTGATTATCGCGCATCAATTTGCGATTGCCGACGAGAACCGTTTTGCCGTTCACCGTTGCTTGCGCGCCGTGACCTGGGATCGCCTCAAAGTTTTTCGCTTCGGCGAGAGCCAGGTTCTGCGCTTTCGCTTTATTCACAATCGCCTGCGCGAGCGGATGCTCGGATGATTGTTCGACGGACGCGACAAGGGATAGAAATTGGAGGTTGGACGTTGGAGGTTGGACGTCGGTCTTTCCAACTTCCAAAACCTCTACCACTTCCGGTTGTCCGCGGGTCAACGTTCCCGTCTTGTCGAAAATAATCGCGCTCACCTTCGACGTTTGTTCCAGCGCGGTCGCGTTCTTGAACAGGATGCCATTCTGCGCGCCGAGTCCCGTGCCCATCATCACCGCGGTCGGCGTCGCGAGACCCAGCGCGTCGGGGCAGGCGATGACGACGACCGTGATTGCGAGCGTAAGCGCGAACACGAACGGCGTCGTCTCCGCCGGCACATAGCGCGCGCCGAACAAGTACCATCCGATAAACGTCAATGCGCCGAACCCAATCGCCGCCGCGACAAGCCACTGCGCCGCGCGATCCGCTAATCTCTGCGCGGGCGCTTTGGAATTTTGCGCGGTCTGCACGAGTTTGACGATTTGCGCGAGCGCGGTGTCCGCACCGACTTTGGTCGCCTTGAATTTGAACGTCCCGGTTTTGTTGATCGTCGCGCCGATGACCGGATCGCCCACTTTTTTCGACACGGGCAGCGACTCGCCCGTAATCATAGATTCGTCCACCGACGATGCGCCTTCGACGAGCACACCATCCACCGGAATTTTATTCCCAGGTCGAATCAGCACGATGTCGTCGCGCAGTACGTCGGAGGTTGCCATTTCGATTTCTTGTCCATCGCGTATCACCGTCGCTTGCGGCGGCGCGAGATTGAGCAGCTGCTGAATCGCTTGCGATGCGCCCGACCGCGCGCGCATTTCGAGCCAGTGCCCGAGCAAGACGAAAACGAGCAGGAGCGCGGACGCTTCGTAGAATACTTCGCTCTCGAACAGAAACGTCGCGGCGACGCTGAACAGATAGCCCGCGAGCACCGAGAGCGCGACGAGCACCGCCATATTCAGCACGCGATTCTTGAGCGCACGCCACGCGCCGATGTAGAAAATCCAACCGCTGTACAAAATCGGCGGCGTCGCGAGGATGAATGAAAAGAGTTTGTTGCTCAAACCGAACGGCACCGGCAAAACGATTTTGAAAAAATCGGTGAAGAGCGGCGAGTAGAGAAAAATTGGAAGCGCGAACACGAGCGCCACAAGAAACCGATTTCGCATATCGCGCACCATCGCGTCCATCGTCATTCCCGCGCCATGCCCCACACCTGCACTTGCGTGCGGTGCAAGTGTCTCGTGCGCCATCGCGGCGGTTTCGCCATGCGCCGCGTGACTCCCCTCTCCTTTTAGGAAAGGGGCAGGGGGTGAGGTCGGCATCACGTGTCCCATGTGCGCGGCGTGCTGATCCATCGTCATCGTCGCGGCAGGTGGGTCGGCGTCTTTGACGAGGTGTCGCGGCATGGACTGCATGCACTCGAATCCCCGTTCGTCAAGCATTTTTTTCATGGCGGCAACAGAGGTTTGCGTTTCGTCGAAATGCACCGTGACCGTCCCGCTCATAAAATTCGCGTCGGCGTGATGCACGCCGCGCACCTGCAGCAAGCAGTGTTCGATGCACTGCGCATCGAGGACCGATTTCCAATCCCCAATCTCCAAGGTTGCTTCTTTCATCGCGTCATCTCACTTTCGAATGACTGGCAAGCCCGCGTTTTCCCACGCGCTCATTCCGCCGTCAAGGTGCCACAAGTTGGTGTAACCCAGTTTCACCAACTCTTCCGCTGCGATCGTGCTCATGCGACCCGACTGACAGTACAAGAGAATCTTGGCATTCTTGTCGGCGGGAAATTTGGAAATGTTTGGCTGAATCTCGTCGTACGGGATGAACGCATCCGTCTTTTCGATTTCGCCGGCATACGGAATGTGCACGTTGACCAAGACGAAATCTTTTGTCGCGAGCATCTGCTTCAACAGCGCGGGCGCAACATTCGTGTACGAACCGTCTGCGACGTTTACCTTCGTCGGCGCGTTGAGCGCCGGCGTCCCGCATGCGGCGAGCGCGAGCATTGCCACGAGTAGAAACAAAAATATCGTTCGCATCGAATCCTCCCATGTGACATCAAGGTTTGCATCCGCGATACAACGCCAGCGTACCAAACACACTCATAAATTGTTCGACGATTTGGACGGATTGAAAGCCCGCACCGCGAAACATGTCGGGCA from Chloroflexota bacterium carries:
- a CDS encoding cupredoxin domain-containing protein, whose translation is MSRPNRQLRFAIVAVSAVLTLAAFVAPLPAVASAPQARRIEISARQFAYEPATLNVQRGDTITVHLESLDAAHGLAVDGYAVNIQAEPGKSADVTFVADKEGKFKFRCSIACGTLHPFMIGELDVTPNYPFARAIIATLITAIGAVIYFWNRT
- a CDS encoding HAMP domain-containing protein translates to MFRDLRTQLLLWTILPLGAILIVVAYFGVNSHQTAMREMVAERDGVVARVAAAQWSETLALHARLLPTLDPGLPAQCDTSCAAFDGGIASFDAQGNLLHAQPSADVWQNRRAHVASLLNRREVSFAPPFVENNVTRVLVAVPQSGNILIGAFAPPPLTNLGFGAHGIAYLVDARGKIIAHPNAARLGEDMSRHAGITQVMRGETGATYHHADTGAEIVVGYAPIAPMNWGLIVEEPWEEIVAPMFQYAVLLPLLLSLAAVVALGAVYFGVRNVVRPLQNLAQAANRIAYGDYRAAERPVGGVGEIEALRETLDAMARQVSAAQDAMQNYITAMTRGQEDERVRLARELHDETIQSLIALQQRIEMVEKALGRDTASAAGKIKELRELVGTALVSVRRFVRDLRPTYLEELGLIPALEMLARESHATFEVTGEETRLDAERELALYRIVQEALRNVAKHAQAKHVAVTLSFDAHEVAATIEDDGVGFVAPDAPTAYAPAGHFGLMGMQERAQLFGGNVYVKSEHGKGTKVVAFVPVSAIVQ
- a CDS encoding response regulator transcription factor; the protein is MENSAPVIRVILADDHAVVRKGIREFLEEDAAIRVIAEASDGEEAVAFVARDKPDVAVFDIQMPKMNGMEATRRVKKEFPHTRVLILTAYDDDPYIFAALQAGASGYLLKTANSDEICRAVHAIAAGESALSPSVAKRLVQRASGVETPRDEIVEPLTDRELEVLRLAAKGMSNKQIGVTLSISDRTVQGHLANIYAKLHVTTRTEAVLFALREKWIMLE
- a CDS encoding SHOCT domain-containing protein, which gives rise to MPKAKSRKNSSTRSSAMWGCKMWCMLMHALHGNHDGHQPSSTSNESLLEILKRRYALGEINDAQFEQLKRTLGVSSSAQANAPTEHPGHSTI
- a CDS encoding SHOCT domain-containing protein, which translates into the protein MIAFWVLVIGGAVWLVVTLARGSQGSLATPVSGQTPLAILQARYAKGEITKEQFDTLKRDVGV
- a CDS encoding multicopper oxidase domain-containing protein; this encodes MIRRFTRREFLKLSGLGVGALTIVGLSGCGVAPFLSGAAQPVRTSGDFVPDVELKLTATDTQASILPGQPTRVWKYDGAVLKGDSASLQTIPNSYLGPIIRAKRGQKFRVHLNNALGEPTIIHWHGLHVPPEMDGHPRYAIQPGQSYVYDFEIRNRAGTYWFHPHPHQRTGFQAYAGLAGLFLISDDEETEANLPRGEFDLPLVIQDRTFNAANQLVYVTSPMEQMMGFLGDRILVNGRPDFAMNVATRAYRFRVLNGSNSRVYKLAWEDGTPLTVIATDGGLLEKPAQRNYVTLGPGERVELWADFSNRRVGSELKLQSLAFSGAESGMMGGMMGGGMMGGGMMGGSNATLPHGAEFTIMRVKIDREIKDSTPLPERLSAIQRYRLDDAINRQSPRTFGVSMQQMMTWTINGRVFEMEGIANDEIVKLNTLEAWEFVNQTNSMDQMVHPMHIHGVQFQVIERQIAPQFRVDWDTVRAGYVDEGWKDTVTLWAGERVKLLMRFEDFPGMYLYHCHNLEHEDQGLMRNYLVQA
- a CDS encoding SHOCT domain-containing protein, with the translated sequence MMGGFGMMGSGMMGGYGGYGGMMNSYSFNPLGAMMMLVYWGLFIGGIVLLVVWLARNANRVTPSASSESPLDILKARYAKGEITKEQFDAIKRDLGA
- a CDS encoding 4Fe-4S binding protein, coding for MLNSKPPATAAAGNLLKNKWIGGFVKSNWFPGIFQLPTIVFFALVIYQLVLGPVVAHDNLGTALTWVLWWPLIPIIFLILGRFWCAICPFGTLSDVVQKFVGHHRRVPQFLKQYGIWIIDAAFIMITWSDHVWGIVESPWGSGILLLLITTGVVIAGALWERRAWCRYLCFLGGLSGNYARTGMLALRATPEKCAKCNVSACYKGNDQVAGCPMFEFPRVMDTNAECNVCGNCAKTCPNDSIRLTLRFPTKELWFIRKPKLEEAFLAVVIMGIVFIQNVTMLEVWRSMLTWLENAIGTQNYAITFTITFLIAMGIPIGLLSIAALFAQKLNGDSPAQNFAKFGYAIIPLDVAGHVAHNLFHLLAEGKAVVYTALTFLGQTAPDASPALVDNATIQLLQFVLIVLGAALSLYTAYRIARNNYTGGKSWTTLIPYASLIALLGIVNIYFFMLPMAMRM
- a CDS encoding copper-translocating P-type ATPase — protein: MKEATLEIGDWKSVLDAQCIEHCLLQVRGVHHADANFMSGTVTVHFDETQTSVAAMKKMLDERGFECMQSMPRHLVKDADPPAATMTMDQHAAHMGHVMPTSPPAPFLKGEGSHAAHGETAAMAHETLAPHASAGVGHGAGMTMDAMVRDMRNRFLVALVFALPIFLYSPLFTDFFKIVLPVPFGLSNKLFSFILATPPILYSGWIFYIGAWRALKNRVLNMAVLVALSVLAGYLFSVAATFLFESEVFYEASALLLVFVLLGHWLEMRARSGASQAIQQLLNLAPPQATVIRDGQEIEMATSDVLRDDIVLIRPGNKIPVDGVLVEGASSVDESMITGESLPVSKKVGDPVIGATINKTGTFKFKATKVGADTALAQIVKLVQTAQNSKAPAQRLADRAAQWLVAAAIGFGALTFIGWYLFGARYVPAETTPFVFALTLAITVVVIACPDALGLATPTAVMMGTGLGAQNGILFKNATALEQTSKVSAIIFDKTGTLTRGQPEVVEVLEVGKTDVQPPTSNLQFLSLVASVEQSSEHPLAQAIVNKAKAQNLALAEAKNFEAIPGHGAQATVNGKTVLVGNRKLMRDNHIAFDGLAQSADALEGAGRTVVYAALDRKFAGLIAIADASRDTSKATVAKLRARGIQVAMLTGDNRATAKRIAGELGIETVFAEVLPHQKADKVKELQSQGKQVAMVGDGINDAPALAQADVGIAIGAGTDVAMETADVVLMKSDPFDVVKAIELSKATVAKMKQNLWWAAGYNTIAFPIAAGVFYPAFGLMLRPEIGAIAMSGSSLIVAVNALMLKYTKLGD
- a CDS encoding rhodanese-like domain-containing protein, encoding MRTIFLFLLVAMLALAACGTPALNAPTKVNVADGSYTNVAPALLKQMLATKDFVLVNVHIPYAGEIEKTDAFIPYDEIQPNISKFPADKNAKILLYCQSGRMSTIAAEELVKLGYTNLWHLDGGMSAWENAGLPVIRK